From one Plasmodium coatneyi strain Hackeri chromosome 9, complete sequence genomic stretch:
- a CDS encoding Mitochondrial ribosomal protein L37: protein MMQCLRRAVLGRRGVTAPFSIHSRSLFLSQGMLAPKVKPGKKGQDKKDGRGGETTDSKDEQKAHIFNIYNTVEKDHEILPDHAYPKWLWELEKPMKSYGELALMFLYGKNVEKATADDYHRFRRLHNKNLIKLNNMRLKKSKRSTVKPVFWDL, encoded by the exons ATGATGCAATGTTTGAGGAGGGCAGTTCTGGGGCGGCGGGGTGTAACAGCCCCCTTTTCCATCCATTCGAGAAGCCTTTTCTTAAGTCAAGGTATGCTCGCCCCAAAGGTCAAGCCagggaaaaagggacaaGATAAAAAAGATGGTCGAGGTGGAGAGACCACTGACAGTAAGGACGAACAGAaggcacacatttttaacatttacaATACAGTTGAGAAGGACCATGAAATTCTGCCTGACCATGCCTACCCTAAATGGCTGTGGGAATTAGAAAAACCGATGAAGAGCTATGGCGAGTTGGCCCTCATGTTCCTGTACGGAAAG aATGTTGAAAAGGCCACGGCAGACGATTACCATCGCTTTCGCAGGCTGCACAACAAAAATCTGATCAAACTGAACAACATGAGGCTGAAGAAGTCCAAGCGGTCGACGGTTAAGCCGGTCTTTTGGGACCTCTAG
- a CDS encoding Endoplasmic reticulum oxidoreductin, producing the protein MKVAIVSVLLPLLFLGLFLKSNDQELFPSYGKYLKNSFKEILLYFNIFDIEFPTSYVLNEKLLGLHVKDIEKDAYTAFPILKELKQKDYFRIFKVNLHIPCKYLKVNEKCKEIKKCSVCECQDDEIPYNFRTNEIEIIENKMSTEDLKKTFIESKLYKDILGIYAPSDEGFLSYVDLVYNSPSFTGYEGRKIWNKIYRENCFQKEQNKCHEMKSFYKIISGMQSNIAILSAEYHYLKNDFVFGDMHTEDVLKSDYFKKQNYAYNMQFFKEKIALYPERIENLYFTFAILLRAMCRLKSLVSQCKCNSGHAQNDQEALKLLNDLLGSFYHSCSSEEFLEPIFPTQGKEILAKFMNITNILDCVPCVKCRLHGKLKTTALQIALVEGMSYEHIGSLERNEITALINSLYYFADSIIILNKFQERQKLKRATFIFYLLSFCFFLFLVIYSVIFITVRNCKRMKKKKKIS; encoded by the exons ATGAAGGTCGCCATTGTGTCTGTGTTGTTGCCCCTACTATTTCTGGGCCTCTTCCTAAAGTCAAACGATCAGGAGCTGTTCCCCTCTTACGGAAAGTACTTGAAAAATAGTTTCAAAGAAATATTGCTCTACTTCAACATTTTCGACATAGAGTTTCCAACCAGCTATGTGTTGAATGAGAAACTGCTAGGCCTACACGTAAAGGACATAGAAAAGGACGCATATACCGCCTTCCCAATTCTTAAGGAGCTAAAACAGAAGGATTATTTTCGCATATTCAAGGTCAACCTTCATATACCTTGCAAATATCTCAAagtaaatgaaaaatgtaaagaaataaaaaagtgcagTGTGTGTGAATGCCAGGATGATGAGATCCCATACAACTTTCGCACAAATGAAATTGAAATTATTGAGAATAAAATGTCGACGGAAGATTTGAAGAAGACTTTTATAGAGAGCAAATTGTACAAAGATATTTTAGGCATTTATGCGCCTTCCGATGAGGGCTTCCTTTCCTATGTGGACTTGGTTTACAACTCCCCCTCGTTCACAGGCTACGAAGGGAGGAAAATCTG GAACAAGATATATCGGGAGAACTGCTTCCAGAAGGAGCAAAACAAGTGCCACGAAATGAAGAGCTTCTATAAGATCATCTCGGGCATGCAGTCCAACATAGCCATTCTGTCGGCCGAATACCACTACCTCAAAAACGACTTCGTCTTTGGCGACATGCACACGGAGGACGTCCTCAAGAGcgattattttaaaaaacagaatTATGCATACAACATGCAGTTTTTCAAGGAAAAGATTGCTCTCTACCCAGAGAGAATCGAGAACTTGTACTTCACCTTCGCCATTCTGCTCAGGGCCATGTGCAGGCTCAAGTCGCTCGTCAGTCAGTGCAAGTGCAACTCGG GCCACGCACAGAACGATCAGGAAGCCCTCAAGCTTCTGAACGACCTGCTGGGCAGCTTCTACCATTCGTGTTCCTCGGAAGAATTCCTCGAACCCATCTTCCCAACACAGGGAAAGGAAATACTAGCAAAATTTATGAACATAACAAATATTCTGGACTGCGTTCCCTGCGTGAAGTGCCGTCTGCATGGCAAACTGAAGACCACCGCACTGCAGATAGCCTTGGTG GAAGGGATGAGTTACGAGCACATCGGGTCCCTGGAGCGAAACGAAATTACGGCGCTCATAAACTCCCTGTACTACTTCGCCGATTCTATTATCATCCTGAATAA ATTCCAAGAGAGGCAGAAGCTAAAAAGAGCCACCTTCATTTTCTACCTCCTGtccttctgtttcttcctcttcctagTTATCTACTCCGTCATTTTTATCACCGTGCGTAATTGTaagaggatgaagaagaagaaaaaaataagctgA
- a CDS encoding RAP protein: protein MFFTNVRFISKLARNKLNKRRSWIKRNKKWMLPRVEKSYLKQEQDFVAPHKTVPQRGGSHVGTEAGRSEVKHEETKHGEAHIDYRRILAETTQKEKKHLKPHEYKKLLKQKDGSGRTANDDKLQLKHLLRSGKSGGTHKGMQIDIKDYKDDEKERKKNEMNTFWYMPSPFEKKGVYGMKENSFYKSFMRDRERQLDHIDTKKLNESEQKLLNEMRKKGNNVNGQLLEESLPPLNGEQKREKKIRISPKKYWFHDTYRSPDIPTLSTVKARELRFLMMNEAKLVRKGKPVDVELWLAFMNRVLNLSSKVHVRSLLRYLQTIASVKVNNKKMISEILCEIFKRENLMKPKHYVYLFQGCSRLKWSDFQLIYALKNMTLCWPILRNNFLVKSANSVSKLGLANSVYSKSLQITLSERLDNFSGKNLKVIKAITFLELFTEEMILKFISLASFYKEHFNYYTRHLQVLHLYVTLFCPSLCDRLTEEQRAFLWRYSRGANWKEIRHKGNHNSSSDEDSDEENDGRSSDEHSDDCSSGEESEEFSSDEERGEVFSNPCHVRADTKIGDKIRGGFTSMLHKEISDILTVIKIEHLNSISCGPFIVDIYHPHSNCIIEVNAPFQYYLNSERLTALAEWRHKFLTRMGFRIIHISHKVWNSLPTEKQKVDYLSRALPAGMLGRGSPGEENPIEKHPSEKYLSEEFSYDEFPCEELPCEISR from the coding sequence ATGTTTTTTACAAATGTGAGATTTATAAGCAAGCTAGCGAGAAACAAACTTAACAAGAGGAGAAGCTGGATAAAgcggaataaaaaatggatgctACCTAGGGTTGAGAAATCGTACCTGAAACAGGAGCAAGACTTCGTCGCGCCGCACAAAACCGTGCCGCAGAGAGGAGGGTCCCATGTAGGGACGGAAGCGGGGCGAAGTGAGGTAAAACATGAAGAAACCAAACATGGGGAAGCACACATTGACTATAGACGCATCCTAGCGGAGACGacccaaaaggaaaaaaaacatttgaAACCCCATGAGTATAAGAAGCTGCTGAAGCAGAAGGATGGCAGTGGCCGCACCGCCAACGATGACAAGCTACAGCTAAAGCACCTCCTGCGTAGCGGCAAAAGTGGGGGAACACACAAAGGGATGCAGATAGACATAAAGGATTATAAAGACGacgagaaggaaaggaagaaaaacgaaatgaacaCATTTTGGTACATGCCAAGtccctttgaaaaaaaaggtgtgtatggaatgaaagaaaattctttttacaAATCTTTTATGAGAGATAGGGAGAGACAGCTGGACCACATCGACACGAAAAAGTTAAACgaaagtgaacaaaaattACTCAATGAAAtgcgcaaaaaggggaacaatgTTAACGGCCAACTGCTCGAGGAGAGTCTACCCCCCCTAAAtggggaacaaaaaagagaaaaaaaaatcaggattagtccaaaaaaatattggtTTCACGATACGTATCGTTCCCCAGATATCCCCACCTTGAGTACCGTCAAAGCGAGGGAACTGAGATTCCTAATGATGAACGAAGCCAAGCTAGTTAGGAAAGGGAAACCCGTTGACGTGGAATTATGGCTAGCTTTTATGAACCGAGTTCTGAACCTGTCGAGCAAGGTACATGTACGGAGTCTTCTTCGATACTTACAAACCATTGCATCTGTAAAGgttaacaataaaaaaatgataagcgAAATTTTGTGTGAAATTTTCAAACGAGAAAATCTGATGAAGCCAAAACATTATGTCTACCTTTTTCAAGGATGCTCTAGGTTAAAATGGTCCGACTTTCAACTAATCTATGCGCTAAAGAACATGACCTTGTGTTGGCCCATCCTGAGGAATAACTTCCTCGTGAAGTCAGCCAACTCGGTTAGTAAACTCGGGTTGGCAAACAGTGTATACAGTAAATCTTTACAAATTACCCTTTCTGAACGGCTAGATAATTTTTCAGGCAAAAATTTGAAGGTCATCAAAGCCATTACCTTTTTGGAACTCTTCACCGAGGAGATGATTTTAAAGTTCATTTCTCTTGCCAGTTTTTACAAGgaacattttaattattacACACGTCACCTGCAGGTGCTCCACCTGTACGTTACGCTATTCTGCCCGTCCTTGTGTGATAGACTGACGGAGGAGCAGAGAGCCTTTCTGTGGCGCTACTCACGAGGCGCCAACTGGAAGGAAATCCGCCATAAGGGGAAccacaacagcagcagtGATGAAGACAGTGATGAGGAGAACGACGGGCGTAGTAGTGATGAGCACAGCGATGACTGCAGCAGTGGTGAAGAGAGTGAGGAATTCAGCAGCGATGAGGAGAGGGGAGAGGTATTCAGCAACCCGTGCCACGTACGCGCTGACACCAAAATAGGAGACAAAATACGTGGAGGGTTCACCAGCATGTTACACAAAGAAATCAGTGACATCCTCACGGTTATAAAAATCGAGCACTTGAATTCGATTTCCTGTGGACCATTCATCGTAGACATATATCACCCCCACTCAAATTGTATTATCGAGGTAAATGCCCCCTTCCAATATTACCTGAACTCTGAAAGATTGACAGCCTTGGCAGAATGGAGACACAAGTTTCTGACGCGAATGGGGTTTAGGATCATTCACATTTCGCACAAGGTGTGGAATAGCCTACCCACGGAGAAGCAGAAAGTGGATTACCTGTCACGCGCTCTGCCGGCGGGGATGCTCGGGCGAGGGTCCCCCGGGGAGGAGAACCCCATTGAAAAGCACCCCAGTGAAAAGTACCTTAGTGAGGAGTTCTCCTACGATGAATTCCCCTGTGAGGAGCTCCCCTGTGAGATTTCCCGTTAG
- a CDS encoding High mobility group-like protein NHP2, whose amino-acid sequence MSDDAESTDALNTEGVQEKEEDVNAKIFPLASPELTNQILDVIQRATVYRQLKRGANEAVKSLHKGISELVVLAADAKPLEIISHIPLVCEDKNTPYVYVRSKMALGRACGISRSVIATSIITKDGSPLETQITELKDLIEQMLI is encoded by the exons ATGTCGGACGACGCAGAATCGACGGACGCTTTAAACACCGAGGGTGTTcaagagaaggaggaggacgtGAATGCCAAGATTTTCCCCTTGGCTTCTCCCGAGCTGACGAATCAAATTCTCGATGTTATACAAAGGGCAACTGTGTATAGGCAGTTGAAGAGGGGAGCTAACGAAG cTGTCAAAAGTCTGCACAAGGGAATATCCGAGTTGGTGGTTCTCGCTGCGGACGCGAAGCCACTCGAAATTATATCACACATTCCTCTTGTTTGCGAAGACAAG aACACGCCGTACGTCTACGTTCGCAGCAAGATGGCACTCGGCAGAGCCTGCGGAATATCCAGATCAGTTATAGCCACGTCCATAATCACAAAGGATGGATCCCCCCTCGAGACGCAGATAACTGAGTTGAAGGACCTCATTGAGCAGATGCTcatttag